The Stomatobaculum sp. F0698 genomic sequence AGGCATCCCGAACGTGGGAAAATCCACCCTGATCAATATGCTATCCGGCAGAAGTTCCGCGAAAACCGGCAATAAGCCCGGCGTGACACGCGGAAACCAGTGGATACGGTTTCAGCAGTCCATCGAGCTTCTTGACACCCCGGGTATACTCTGGCCTAAATTCGAAGACCCTGCCATCGGCGAGAAAATTGCTTTCCTCGGTTCCGTCAACGAGATGATTGTGGATAAAACCGAACTTGCCGTGACCTTGCTCGCCTTTCTGGAAACCAACGGGAAACTGGAAGGGGCCAAGGAGCGCTATCAGCTCAAAGGGACGGAGACGGCAGCGGAGATGCTCACGGAGATTGCGCGCCTTCGCGGCTGTCTGATGGCGGGCGGCGAGCCCGATACGGAAAAGGCGGCCGGCATCGTGATCAATGAGTTCCGAAGCGGCGCGCTGGGACGCATTTCGCTGGAGTCACCGGAAGGAGAAGCGCATGGCACTCAGAACACTGAAGGGTGAGAAGCTCGAGGCAGAGCGCGTAAGACTGGAGCAGCTCCGCGCCTTTGAGCGAGACTATACGGCAAAGGGCTACACGGCCATCTGCGGCATCGATGAAGCCGGAAGAGGACCGCTTGCCGGCCCTGTGGTTGCGGCGGCGGTGATACTGCCGCTCGACGCGGAAATCCTGTTTTTGAACGACTCGAAGAAACTCTCGGAGGCAAGGCGTGAGGCGCTCTACGATGAAATTTGTGCAAAGGCCGTGAGCTACGGCATCGGCACGGTCTCGCCCGCGCGCATCGATGAAATTAACATTTTGCAGGCAACGTATGAAGCGATGCGGGAGGCAATCGCAAAGCTTAACCCCGCGCCGGATCTCTGTCTGAACGATGCGGTTAAGATACCCGGGGTCACGCTTCCCCAGGTCCCGATTGTGAAGGGAGATGCGAAGAGTCTCAGCATTGCCGCGGCTTCGGTGCTGGCGAAGGTGACAAGAGACCGCTTTATCACGAGTTGCGATGCCCTCTACCCGGAATACGGTTTCGCAAAGAACAAGGGCTACGGAACAGCGGCGCATATTGCGGCACTCAAGGCGCACGGTGCGACCCCGCTCCATCGCCGGAGTTTTATTCGTAATTTTGAGCTCGGCGGCAGT encodes the following:
- the ylqF gene encoding ribosome biogenesis GTPase YlqF, which encodes MNIQWYPGHMTKARREMEADVRIVDMVIELLDARAPMASGNPEIRRLGQGKERVIVLNKSDLADAATTAAWIRCFQAEGAHCIAMDARGSGNRKLLMRTIEAAAAAKRERDKKRGILNRPVRAMVAGIPNVGKSTLINMLSGRSSAKTGNKPGVTRGNQWIRFQQSIELLDTPGILWPKFEDPAIGEKIAFLGSVNEMIVDKTELAVTLLAFLETNGKLEGAKERYQLKGTETAAEMLTEIARLRGCLMAGGEPDTEKAAGIVINEFRSGALGRISLESPEGEAHGTQNTEG
- a CDS encoding ribonuclease HII — its product is MALRTLKGEKLEAERVRLEQLRAFERDYTAKGYTAICGIDEAGRGPLAGPVVAAAVILPLDAEILFLNDSKKLSEARREALYDEICAKAVSYGIGTVSPARIDEINILQATYEAMREAIAKLNPAPDLCLNDAVKIPGVTLPQVPIVKGDAKSLSIAAASVLAKVTRDRFITSCDALYPEYGFAKNKGYGTAAHIAALKAHGATPLHRRSFIRNFELGGSEA